A window from Setaria italica strain Yugu1 chromosome VIII, Setaria_italica_v2.0, whole genome shotgun sequence encodes these proteins:
- the LOC101776711 gene encoding chlorophyll a-b binding protein CP26, chloroplastic, with amino-acid sequence MAALAPSKILGTQINFAGSSRYATAAPTAGAQKIVSLFSKKPAQKPKPAAVTSSSPDISDELAKWYGPDRRIYLPDGLLDRSEVPEYLTGEVPGDYGYDPFGLGKKPEDFAKYQAYELIHARWAMLGAAGAVIPEACNKFGANCGPEAVWFKTGALLLDGNTLSYFGNSIPINLVVAVIAEVVLVGGAEYYRIINGLDLEDKLHPGGPFDPLGLASDPDQAAILKVKEIKNGRLAMFSMFAFFIQAYVTGEGPVENLAKHLSDPFGNNLLTVISGAAERTPSL; translated from the exons ATGGCGGCGCTCGCTCCATCGAAGATCCTCGGCACCCAgatcaacttcgccggctcctcACGGTACGCCACCGCTGCGCCGACCGCCGGAGCGCAGAAGATCGTCTCTCTCTTCAGCAAGAAGCCtgcccagaagccgaagcccgCCGCGGTAACGTCCTCATCCCCGGACATCAGCGACGAGCTCGCCAAGTGGTACG GCCCTGACAGGAGGATCTACCTGCCGGATGGTCTCTTGGACCGCTCGGAGGTGCCGGAGTACCTCACCGGAGAGGTCCCTGGAGA CTATGGCTACGACCCTTTTGGCCTCGGCAAGAAGCCAGAGGACTTCGCCAA GTACCAGGCCTACGAGCTGATCCACGCCAGGTGGGCCAtgctcggcgccgccggtgccgtcATCCCCGAAGCCTGCAACAAGTTCGGCGCCAACTGTGGCCCTGAGGCCGTCTGGTTCAAG ACCGGCGCCCTGCTCCTGGACGGCAACACCCTCAGCTACTTCGGCAACAGCATCCCCATCAACCTGGTGGTTGCCGTCATCGCCGAGGtcgtcctcgtcggcggcgccgagTACTACCGGATCATCAACGGGCTGGACCTGGAGGACAAGCTCCACCCGGGCGGCCCGTTCGACCCATTGGGCCTGGCCAGCGACCCCGACCAGGCCGCCATCCTCAAGGTGAAGGAGATCAAGAACGGCCGGCTCGCCATGTTCTCCATGTTCGCCTTCTTCATCCAGGCGTACGTCACCGGCGAGGGCCCCGTCGAGAACCTCGCCAAGCACCTCAGCGACCCCTTCGGCAACAACCTGCTCACCGTCatctccggcgccgccgagaGGACGCCCAGCCTGTGA
- the LOC101776032 gene encoding zinc-finger homeodomain protein 4-like isoform X2: MDLSGTQGELAIPMHANVVSPYGGGSAGGHVLQLHHVEQHGNNNNGQSPALPPSPPAAAAAEEMEGSAKKRGAGGGAGIGGGATVVKYRECLKNHAAAIGGNATDGCGEFMPSGEEGSLEALKCSACGCHRNFHRKEVDDDDDDAMYAAAGHGHRAARRLLAPAMPHHHNKGGGGGLLVSAADPYGAYAAARALPPPPGHGHPHHHQYVMPLTMMHNSESDDMDISGGSGAARGGGSGGSSSSRKRFRTKFTPEQKARMLEFAERVGWRLQKLDDAMVQAFCQDIGVKRRVLKVWMHNNKHNLATKRLEAASPPQEQQAMAAAAAALPSPPPSAPLMPLQMMPPGIMPPPPPPAQAAGPSCHRGGPGSPPSPPLKLE; the protein is encoded by the coding sequence ATGGATCTTTCTGGCACGCAGGGCGAGCTCGCGATCCCAATGCACGCCAACGTCGTCTCGCCCtacggcggcgggagcgccggCGGCCATGTCCTGCAGCTGCACCATGTTGAGCAGCacggcaacaacaacaatggcCAGTCcccggcgctgccgccgtcgccgccagccgcggcggcggcagaggagaTGGAGGGCTCCGCGAAGAAGCGcggggcggggggcggcgccggcattggcggcggcgccactgTGGTGAAGTACCGCGAGTGCCTGAAGAACCACGCTGCGGCCATCGGCGGCAACGCCACCGACGGGTGCGGCGAGTTCATGCCCAGCGGCGAGGAGGGCTCGCTGGAGGCGCTCAAGTGCTCCGCCTGCGGCTGCCACCGCAACTTCCACCGCAAGgaggtggacgacgacgacgacgacgccatgtacgccgccgccggccacggccaccgcgccgcccgccgcctcctcgcccccGCCATGCCGCACCACCACaacaagggcggcggcggcgggctcctgGTCTCCGCGGCCGACCCCTACGGCGCctacgccgcggcgcgcgcactgccgccgccgccggggcacgggcacccccaccaccaccagtaCGTGATGCCGCTGACCATGATGCACAACTCGGAGTCCGACGACATGGAcatcagcggcggcagcggcgcggcgcgcggcggcggcagtggcggctcgtcgtcgtcccggAAGCGCTTCCGCACCAAGTTCACCCCGGAGCAGAAGGCCCGGATGCTGGAGTTCGCGGAGCGCGTGGGGTGGCGCCTCCAGAAGCTGGACGACGCCATGGTGCAGGCCTTCTGCCAGGACATCGGCGTCAAGCGCCGCGTCCTCAAGGTCTGGATGCACAACAACAAGCACAACCTCGCCACCAAGCGCCTCGaggccgcctcgccgccgcaggagcagcaggccatggcggcggcggcggcggccttgccgTCCCCGCCTCCTTCCGCGCCGCTGATGCCTCTCCAGATGATGCCCCCTGGAatcatgccgccgccgccgccaccagcgcaGGCCGCCGGGCCGTCCTGCCACCGCGGCGGCCCCGgctccccgccgtcgccgcctctcAAGCTCGAGTGA
- the LOC101777124 gene encoding keratin, type II cytoskeletal 5: MGKKKQGGGGGGDEKALLWRLPEITSNELGKIGPAFGLGIGCGAGAGVGFFGGAGLGFGFPGLTLGFGVGAGCGVGIGFGYGMGKGIAYDENKRYSNVGKMFQEAPHLPTDTVVALFDELVINTKKLVTATSKGIEKWR; this comes from the exons atggggaagaagaagcagggaggcggcggcggaggggacgaGAAGGCCCTTCTCTGGAGGCTGCCGGAGATCACGTCCAATGAGCTCGGCAAGATCGGCCCCGCTTTCGGCCTCGGCATCGGCTGCGGCGCTGGCGCCGGAGTCGGATTCTTCGGCG GTGCAGGATTAGGCTTTGGATTTCCTGGACTCACTTTAGGCTTTGGTGTTGGAGCTGGATGCGGTGTTGGAATTGGTTTTGGTTACGGCATGGGCAAAGGAATTGCATATGATGAAAACAAAAGATATTCAAATGTTGGAAAGATGTTCCAGGAAGCTCCACATCTGCCGAC GGACACTGTTGTTGCTTTATTCGACGAGCTGGTTATCAACACCAAGAAGCTTGTGACGGCAACTTCAAAAGGGATCGAAAAATGGCGTTGA
- the LOC101776032 gene encoding zinc-finger homeodomain protein 4-like isoform X1 — MVSIVPLQRRTEASAAAAGAARSIFSLERRRRDEEGSGGVMDLSGTQGELAIPMHANVVSPYGGGSAGGHVLQLHHVEQHGNNNNGQSPALPPSPPAAAAAEEMEGSAKKRGAGGGAGIGGGATVVKYRECLKNHAAAIGGNATDGCGEFMPSGEEGSLEALKCSACGCHRNFHRKEVDDDDDDAMYAAAGHGHRAARRLLAPAMPHHHNKGGGGGLLVSAADPYGAYAAARALPPPPGHGHPHHHQYVMPLTMMHNSESDDMDISGGSGAARGGGSGGSSSSRKRFRTKFTPEQKARMLEFAERVGWRLQKLDDAMVQAFCQDIGVKRRVLKVWMHNNKHNLATKRLEAASPPQEQQAMAAAAAALPSPPPSAPLMPLQMMPPGIMPPPPPPAQAAGPSCHRGGPGSPPSPPLKLE; from the coding sequence ATGGTTTCTATTGTGCCGCTGCAGAGAAGAACAGAAGcgtcagcagcagctgcaggtgCAGCGAGAAGCATCTTCTCTCTGGAGAGGCGCCGCCGAGACGAGGAGGGATCAGGAGGAGTTATGGATCTTTCTGGCACGCAGGGCGAGCTCGCGATCCCAATGCACGCCAACGTCGTCTCGCCCtacggcggcgggagcgccggCGGCCATGTCCTGCAGCTGCACCATGTTGAGCAGCacggcaacaacaacaatggcCAGTCcccggcgctgccgccgtcgccgccagccgcggcggcggcagaggagaTGGAGGGCTCCGCGAAGAAGCGcggggcggggggcggcgccggcattggcggcggcgccactgTGGTGAAGTACCGCGAGTGCCTGAAGAACCACGCTGCGGCCATCGGCGGCAACGCCACCGACGGGTGCGGCGAGTTCATGCCCAGCGGCGAGGAGGGCTCGCTGGAGGCGCTCAAGTGCTCCGCCTGCGGCTGCCACCGCAACTTCCACCGCAAGgaggtggacgacgacgacgacgacgccatgtacgccgccgccggccacggccaccgcgccgcccgccgcctcctcgcccccGCCATGCCGCACCACCACaacaagggcggcggcggcgggctcctgGTCTCCGCGGCCGACCCCTACGGCGCctacgccgcggcgcgcgcactgccgccgccgccggggcacgggcacccccaccaccaccagtaCGTGATGCCGCTGACCATGATGCACAACTCGGAGTCCGACGACATGGAcatcagcggcggcagcggcgcggcgcgcggcggcggcagtggcggctcgtcgtcgtcccggAAGCGCTTCCGCACCAAGTTCACCCCGGAGCAGAAGGCCCGGATGCTGGAGTTCGCGGAGCGCGTGGGGTGGCGCCTCCAGAAGCTGGACGACGCCATGGTGCAGGCCTTCTGCCAGGACATCGGCGTCAAGCGCCGCGTCCTCAAGGTCTGGATGCACAACAACAAGCACAACCTCGCCACCAAGCGCCTCGaggccgcctcgccgccgcaggagcagcaggccatggcggcggcggcggcggccttgccgTCCCCGCCTCCTTCCGCGCCGCTGATGCCTCTCCAGATGATGCCCCCTGGAatcatgccgccgccgccgccaccagcgcaGGCCGCCGGGCCGTCCTGCCACCGCGGCGGCCCCGgctccccgccgtcgccgcctctcAAGCTCGAGTGA